A genomic segment from Nitrospira lenta encodes:
- a CDS encoding YifB family Mg chelatase-like AAA ATPase has translation MLAKVASAALVGLDAHLVDVEVDISGGLPQFSVVGLPDATVRESRDRVRAALKNTGFHFPAKRITVNLAPAGIKKEGSGLDLAIAIGILVAEEVIPPEALDRRVLLGELSLDGRIKPITGALSFGLACRKGYDLLLPAANGPEAALVEGVNAYPLHTLPEAVEFLKGSQGLTACLSNLNHLESLRPADDEDYADVRGQDFAKRALEVAAAGGHNLLMVGPPGSGKTMLARRLPSILPIMELDEAIETTRVHSVAGQLPPDRPLLMVRPFRAPHHSISDAGLVGGGAVPKPGEVSLAHNGVLFLDESPEFKRPVLEGLRQPLEDGHVTLTRASGTIRYPARFMLIAAMNPCPCGYYGDRARPCVCTVPQIRRYRAKLSGPLLDRLDLHLEVPPVPIRELRHEQPPTESSAAIRARVLAARGRQQVRYRDDGIYTNAQLKPRLVKRYCGLAVGPQELLEQAMARLNLSARAHGRILRVARTIADLADSDKIETVHVAEAIQYRALDRAIEV, from the coding sequence ATGCTGGCCAAGGTCGCGAGTGCTGCACTCGTGGGGCTGGATGCTCATCTTGTCGACGTCGAAGTCGACATTTCCGGAGGGCTTCCGCAATTCTCAGTGGTGGGATTGCCGGATGCGACCGTGCGTGAAAGCCGTGATCGTGTCCGTGCTGCTCTGAAGAACACAGGGTTTCATTTTCCCGCCAAACGTATTACGGTCAATCTCGCTCCCGCAGGCATCAAGAAAGAAGGATCCGGGCTCGACTTGGCCATTGCCATCGGGATCCTCGTCGCGGAAGAGGTGATTCCGCCGGAGGCACTAGACCGGCGGGTCTTGTTGGGCGAGCTCTCGCTCGACGGACGAATCAAGCCCATCACCGGCGCACTATCCTTTGGACTGGCCTGTCGCAAAGGCTACGATCTTCTCCTCCCTGCCGCGAATGGACCTGAAGCGGCGCTTGTTGAAGGAGTCAACGCCTATCCACTCCATACCCTGCCAGAAGCCGTCGAGTTCCTGAAAGGGAGCCAGGGGCTCACTGCCTGCTTGTCGAATCTCAACCATCTCGAGTCGTTACGTCCGGCGGACGATGAAGATTATGCGGATGTCCGGGGACAAGATTTTGCGAAACGAGCATTGGAAGTGGCTGCGGCCGGCGGCCACAATCTCCTGATGGTGGGGCCGCCGGGATCCGGAAAGACGATGCTCGCGCGTCGACTCCCGTCGATTCTCCCGATCATGGAGCTGGATGAAGCGATTGAAACCACCAGAGTCCACAGTGTGGCGGGACAGCTGCCGCCGGACCGTCCGCTACTCATGGTCCGGCCGTTTCGAGCCCCACATCATAGTATTTCGGATGCCGGATTGGTGGGAGGCGGGGCCGTGCCGAAACCGGGCGAGGTGTCGCTCGCACACAACGGCGTGCTCTTTCTGGACGAATCGCCGGAGTTCAAGCGGCCCGTGCTGGAAGGATTGCGGCAACCGCTTGAAGACGGGCATGTGACGCTCACGAGGGCCAGCGGCACGATACGCTATCCGGCCCGCTTCATGCTGATCGCGGCTATGAATCCCTGTCCTTGTGGATACTATGGTGATCGAGCGAGGCCTTGTGTCTGTACGGTGCCGCAGATCCGCCGCTATCGCGCCAAGCTCTCTGGTCCTTTGCTTGACCGGTTGGATCTGCACCTGGAGGTGCCGCCGGTGCCGATTCGCGAGTTGCGCCATGAACAGCCTCCGACGGAAAGCTCGGCCGCGATTCGCGCGCGCGTGCTGGCCGCGCGCGGGCGGCAGCAGGTGCGCTATCGTGACGACGGCATCTACACAAATGCCCAGTTGAAGCCCAGACTCGTGAAGCGGTATTGTGGGCTCGCGGTCGGACCTCAAGAACTGCTGGAGCAGGCGATGGCGAGGCTGAATCTGTCAGCCCGCGCCCATGGACGGATTTTGCGTGTGGCGAGGACCATTGCTGATTTAGCGGACTCTGATAAGATTGAGACCGTCCATGTCGCAGAAGCTATTCAGTATCGGGCGCTTGATCGAGCGATTGAGGTGTGA
- a CDS encoding Lrp/AsnC family transcriptional regulator encodes MATRAYILIKVKAGKTKDVVQALKKLSGVEQAHSCFGRPDIFVFINVQDERTLSDVVITKVHAIEGVEETDTHIVADA; translated from the coding sequence ATGGCAACACGTGCGTACATCCTGATTAAGGTCAAGGCAGGCAAGACCAAGGACGTCGTCCAGGCACTCAAAAAACTGAGTGGAGTCGAGCAGGCCCATTCCTGCTTCGGTCGCCCGGATATTTTCGTCTTCATCAACGTCCAAGACGAGCGGACCCTCTCCGACGTCGTCATTACCAAAGTGCACGCGATTGAAGGGGTCGAAGAAACCGATACCCATATCGTAGCGGACGCCTAA
- a CDS encoding Gfo/Idh/MocA family protein, with product MAGRSEIGLGLIGAGRHGIRYARHLIQDIPDARLRAVCRQHPEQGLGVPGSEAVRMYGRPEELIADPLVDAIVLVVPPILHKELCLAAVAARKPVLIEKPLATTYHDACVMVDAAARANVPLMTAHTLRFDAAVQSVLASRARIGRPQQLVLTSHIETKGRSADHADGYGRRGALLEFGVHLLDLVRMLTGEEIESASCVLNQLPPAHPETVAKVDLRTRSGMPCSIDVARVEAGRVGRAEWIGSEGRILADWTNRHVRYTDSASRSEEWPVALSQTVLSTLREFLRALQQHTAMPITGEDGCRAVEIAEACYRSAEADGASMTLPLRA from the coding sequence ATGGCGGGACGGTCGGAAATCGGTCTGGGACTCATTGGTGCCGGTCGCCATGGCATTCGCTATGCCCGCCATCTGATCCAGGATATTCCCGATGCCCGATTGCGCGCGGTCTGCCGGCAACATCCGGAACAGGGTCTGGGCGTTCCCGGGAGCGAGGCCGTCAGAATGTATGGGCGGCCTGAGGAGCTGATCGCGGATCCACTGGTCGATGCAATCGTGCTCGTCGTTCCACCGATACTTCATAAAGAACTATGTCTGGCCGCTGTTGCGGCACGGAAGCCGGTGCTCATCGAAAAACCCCTGGCAACGACGTACCATGATGCTTGTGTGATGGTCGATGCGGCTGCACGGGCAAACGTTCCGTTGATGACCGCGCATACCCTGCGATTTGATGCGGCGGTTCAATCGGTACTCGCGTCCCGTGCACGAATCGGCCGTCCTCAACAGCTGGTCCTGACGAGCCACATTGAGACGAAAGGGCGGAGCGCGGACCATGCCGATGGATATGGCCGGAGGGGAGCGCTCCTGGAGTTTGGCGTGCACCTGCTGGATCTGGTTCGCATGCTCACCGGGGAAGAAATTGAATCGGCGAGCTGTGTCTTGAATCAGTTGCCGCCGGCTCACCCGGAGACCGTCGCGAAGGTCGATCTCCGAACGAGGAGCGGGATGCCGTGCAGCATTGATGTCGCGCGTGTGGAGGCAGGGCGGGTAGGGCGAGCCGAATGGATTGGATCAGAAGGCCGGATTCTGGCCGATTGGACGAACCGGCACGTTCGGTATACAGACAGCGCCTCCCGCAGCGAAGAGTGGCCGGTCGCCCTGAGTCAGACCGTCCTCTCCACGCTACGAGAGTTTTTGCGTGCGCTGCAGCAACACACTGCCATGCCGATTACCGGGGAAGACGGATGTCGCGCCGTCGAGATTGCGGAAGCCTGCTATCGCTCCGCCGAGGCGGATGGCGCGAGCATGACTCTGCCTCTACGGGCATAA
- a CDS encoding dienelactone hydrolase family protein: protein MTTTHSAPFTLDQIGTGIARFPSGVPIPTHSDAMVDPYIKTRMPKEVQVETILFWPQDKALYPSLVLLHDRWGLTGQIKDLGARLACEGYVVIIPNLYGRIGGMVTANDEVGEALMAKMDETLALRDINSCCEYLNTKDFTKRNIHGVVGYGLGASLALRFAAQRKRLRTTVAYYGKMFQPRELMKEVISPILYHQAGQDTWATADDAEQLRAAAAEYGKKVEIATYPDAPHAFCNEMKTNSYRADITATAWERSAVFLKSCFQGT, encoded by the coding sequence ATGACCACGACACATTCGGCACCGTTTACGTTAGATCAAATTGGAACAGGCATCGCCAGATTCCCGAGCGGCGTGCCGATCCCGACCCATAGCGATGCCATGGTGGATCCCTACATCAAAACGCGCATGCCGAAAGAAGTGCAGGTTGAAACCATCTTGTTTTGGCCTCAGGACAAAGCGCTCTACCCAAGTCTCGTTCTGCTCCACGACCGCTGGGGTTTGACCGGGCAGATCAAAGACCTCGGCGCTCGTCTGGCCTGCGAAGGGTACGTGGTAATCATCCCCAATCTCTATGGACGGATCGGCGGCATGGTCACGGCCAATGATGAGGTCGGCGAGGCGCTGATGGCCAAGATGGACGAGACTCTGGCGCTTCGGGATATCAACTCCTGCTGCGAATATCTCAATACCAAAGATTTTACCAAGCGGAATATTCACGGGGTCGTCGGCTATGGGCTGGGAGCCTCGCTGGCGCTCCGCTTTGCCGCTCAGCGGAAGCGGTTGCGCACGACCGTCGCCTATTATGGAAAGATGTTTCAGCCGCGGGAGCTGATGAAAGAGGTGATCTCACCGATTCTCTACCATCAAGCCGGGCAGGACACCTGGGCCACCGCAGACGATGCCGAGCAATTGCGCGCCGCCGCCGCTGAATATGGGAAAAAGGTCGAGATCGCGACCTACCCGGATGCGCCGCATGCCTTCTGCAATGAAATGAAGACCAACTCGTATCGTGCGGATATCACCGCCACAGCGTGGGAACGATCGGCCGTCTTCCTCAAGTCCTGCTTTCAAGGAACCTAG
- a CDS encoding DUF423 domain-containing protein has product MQSRRSYQTLIGIGSLLAALAVAAGAFGAHMLKQILDPPMLAVFETAARYQMYHALGMIAAGLAGQVFGCLRVLRAGWCFAAGILLFCGSLYGVSLLGIRWLGALTPIGGVAFILGWSLLGWSVWREKMPGQD; this is encoded by the coding sequence ATGCAGTCACGAAGATCCTATCAAACGCTCATCGGAATCGGAAGCCTGTTGGCGGCACTGGCCGTGGCGGCGGGGGCGTTCGGCGCCCACATGTTGAAACAGATATTGGATCCGCCGATGCTGGCGGTGTTTGAGACCGCAGCACGCTATCAGATGTACCACGCCTTGGGCATGATCGCCGCTGGATTAGCCGGGCAGGTCTTTGGTTGCCTTCGGGTATTGCGCGCTGGCTGGTGTTTCGCAGCAGGAATCCTCTTGTTTTGTGGGAGTCTCTACGGAGTCTCGTTGCTGGGCATTCGCTGGTTAGGCGCCCTGACCCCGATTGGAGGAGTGGCTTTTATTCTGGGGTGGAGTCTCTTGGGCTGGTCTGTCTGGCGTGAAAAGATGCCCGGGCAAGATTGA
- a CDS encoding type II toxin-antitoxin system VapC family toxin — MKCLLDTCTFLWIISGSNELSLRARALFVDPANDVLLSAVSVWELSVKHALGKLPLPGPIERFLVEQREQHGIVTLPLDEPAVLHLHKLPALHRDPFDRLLICQAIEHDCLLLTPDPLIAQYPVRTQW, encoded by the coding sequence ATGAAATGTCTGCTCGATACGTGCACGTTCTTGTGGATCATCTCAGGTTCAAACGAACTCTCTCTCAGGGCGAGAGCGTTGTTTGTAGACCCTGCCAATGATGTGTTGCTCAGTGCGGTGTCGGTCTGGGAGCTGTCGGTGAAGCATGCGCTGGGCAAGTTGCCTTTGCCAGGCCCAATCGAGCGGTTTCTAGTGGAGCAACGGGAGCAGCATGGGATCGTGACACTGCCGCTCGATGAACCGGCTGTGCTGCATCTTCATAAGCTGCCTGCGTTGCATCGGGACCCATTCGACCGGCTGTTGATTTGCCAGGCTATTGAACACGACTGTTTGCTGCTCACTCCCGATCCTCTGATTGCGCAATATCCGGTTAGAACTCAGTGGTAA
- a CDS encoding IPT/TIG domain-containing protein, producing the protein MIDGQGNVATYTYDAVGNLLSIARNTGGVGAPTITALTPNTGNAGASVNVTLTGTHLTGAALATDNPGILVRNVLTTPTSLTATVQISFAARTGATAVTVTTTTGNGFSSIIHGYIVNSPHLT; encoded by the coding sequence GTGATCGACGGGCAGGGGAATGTCGCGACGTACACGTATGATGCCGTCGGCAATCTACTCTCCATCGCACGCAACACCGGCGGCGTCGGCGCGCCAACCATTACGGCGCTCACGCCGAACACCGGTAATGCGGGGGCCTCGGTCAACGTCACCCTCACCGGCACCCATCTCACCGGCGCGGCGCTGGCCACGGATAACCCCGGCATTCTCGTTCGTAACGTCCTCACGACTCCGACCTCTCTCACCGCCACCGTCCAGATTTCCTTTGCCGCACGCACCGGCGCGACGGCTGTGACCGTGACGACGACGACCGGCAATGGGTTCAGTTCCATTATCCATGGGTATATCGTGAATTCACCGCACTTGACTTAG
- a CDS encoding DUF2489 domain-containing protein yields MSLPDIIKARKLAELRTVATAMIEDRMHLVEGTRKINRLRFEIDEPGHEVFNAIIAFEDDTEAFPIGKLRAEYEPNHLKRLDDKMNKLIDDCKPDILAACQEILRTFPKGGEV; encoded by the coding sequence ATGAGTTTGCCAGATATCATTAAAGCCAGGAAGCTGGCTGAGTTGAGAACAGTGGCAACGGCAATGATTGAAGATCGGATGCATCTCGTTGAAGGCACACGGAAGATTAACAGGTTACGATTCGAAATTGATGAGCCTGGGCATGAGGTTTTCAATGCAATTATTGCATTTGAGGACGATACAGAAGCGTTTCCCATCGGAAAGTTGCGAGCAGAATACGAGCCCAACCATCTAAAAAGACTCGACGATAAAATGAACAAGCTTATCGATGATTGCAAACCAGATATTCTCGCTGCATGTCAGGAGATACTCCGAACGTTTCCGAAGGGGGGAGAGGTATGA
- a CDS encoding RHS repeat-associated core domain-containing protein, giving the protein MGTVPLSATFSYDALDRRLAKTINGATNSSYLSTLTIDEPLVRQTPSGNEFFHTDDLGSTVALSDDSGSVTTRYTYGPFGSTTVTGSSTNPFQFTGRENDGTGLNYYRARYYSPTRSWFLSEDPLGFDAGDPNLYDYVSNSPTNLVDPSGEAGRIPPFVKKCVVGLIKAIAKIAGTDLAKRKPDVDPDDLLDAAKGCVGAGNKSGNTGTSSATNRNNLNKSVGSQS; this is encoded by the coding sequence ATGGGGACTGTCCCCCTCTCTGCCACCTTCAGCTACGATGCCCTGGATCGCCGCCTGGCCAAAACCATCAACGGCGCGACGAATTCCAGCTATCTGAGCACGCTGACTATCGATGAGCCGCTGGTCCGGCAAACGCCAAGCGGAAACGAGTTCTTCCATACCGACGATCTCGGCTCGACCGTCGCCCTGAGCGACGATAGTGGATCCGTCACGACGCGCTATACCTACGGGCCATTCGGTTCCACCACCGTCACCGGCTCTTCGACGAATCCGTTTCAATTCACTGGGCGGGAAAACGATGGCACCGGGCTCAACTACTATCGAGCGCGGTACTACAGCCCCACACGCAGTTGGTTCCTGAGTGAAGACCCGCTAGGGTTTGACGCGGGTGATCCGAATTTGTATGACTATGTCTCCAATAGCCCGACGAACTTGGTCGATCCGTCCGGGGAAGCGGGCAGGATTCCGCCCTTCGTGAAGAAATGCGTTGTCGGGCTGATCAAGGCGATCGCGAAGATTGCCGGGACTGATCTCGCCAAACGCAAACCGGATGTTGATCCGGACGATCTCCTGGATGCGGCGAAGGGATGTGTAGGGGCAGGGAATAAATCTGGGAATACAGGTACGTCCAGTGCGACTAACAGGAACAATCTTAATAAGTCGGTTGGAAGCCAATCCTAA
- a CDS encoding YtxH domain-containing protein — MSEQGKQAAKVAAMIAGGAVIGAGLGLLFAPKSGVETRRDIGRYAKKAQVQATRWGRTVQSGVQDVMNRSKQLVQRREARPVVEAA, encoded by the coding sequence ATGTCGGAACAGGGAAAGCAGGCAGCCAAGGTCGCCGCAATGATTGCCGGTGGAGCGGTGATTGGAGCAGGGCTGGGGTTATTGTTTGCACCAAAGTCCGGAGTGGAAACTCGTCGCGATATCGGTCGTTATGCCAAGAAGGCGCAGGTTCAGGCAACCCGTTGGGGCCGCACGGTTCAATCGGGAGTGCAGGATGTGATGAATCGGAGCAAGCAGTTGGTGCAGCGTCGCGAGGCGCGGCCTGTGGTTGAGGCGGCGTAA
- the lgt gene encoding prolipoprotein diacylglyceryl transferase has translation MGSFAALPYPHIDPVFLDLGPLQFRWYGLMYLIGLTAAYFMIRRRVREQHIPLTPDQIYDMVVYAAFGVFIGGRIGYTLFYNFSYYAQNPLKVFAVWEGGMSFHGGLIGVIIALIWFSKRQGLPVYTIADLAAAVTPIGLGFGRLGNFINGELYGRATDVEWCMVFPAGGPACRHPSQLYEAGLEGVLLFTILWLLARTSPPPGSLCWTFLAGYGISRMIVELVREPDQHIGFVLGPITMGQMLSAPMVMLGLFMLVWGYHKRSLERARSVPHPQ, from the coding sequence ATGGGTTCGTTCGCCGCACTTCCCTATCCACATATTGATCCGGTATTTCTCGACCTCGGGCCGCTCCAGTTCCGCTGGTATGGCTTGATGTATCTGATCGGGCTGACAGCCGCCTATTTCATGATTCGTCGCAGAGTCCGCGAACAACACATTCCGCTCACTCCGGATCAGATCTACGACATGGTCGTGTACGCCGCATTCGGCGTGTTTATCGGCGGACGCATCGGATATACCCTGTTCTATAATTTCTCCTACTACGCTCAGAATCCGTTGAAAGTCTTCGCCGTGTGGGAAGGCGGTATGTCGTTCCACGGCGGCCTCATCGGAGTCATCATCGCGTTAATTTGGTTCAGTAAGCGGCAAGGCCTGCCCGTGTACACCATTGCCGACCTGGCTGCCGCGGTGACGCCGATTGGGCTGGGATTCGGCCGGCTCGGCAATTTTATCAATGGAGAACTGTACGGGCGCGCCACCGATGTGGAGTGGTGCATGGTGTTTCCCGCAGGAGGGCCGGCATGCCGGCATCCCTCTCAGCTCTATGAAGCAGGGCTGGAAGGCGTTCTCCTCTTCACGATCCTCTGGCTGCTCGCGCGCACGTCGCCGCCGCCCGGATCGCTGTGCTGGACATTCCTCGCCGGCTACGGCATCAGTCGTATGATTGTGGAATTAGTGCGAGAGCCCGATCAGCACATCGGTTTTGTGCTTGGGCCGATCACGATGGGGCAGATGCTTTCGGCTCCCATGGTGATGTTGGGCCTGTTCATGCTGGTATGGGGCTATCACAAACGTTCGCTGGAACGCGCACGTTCAGTTCCGCATCCTCAATAG
- a CDS encoding metallopeptidase family protein — translation MTGAHYRMSAESFARVVQQAIADLPVEYARLLDTVAVVVEDEPSLSVLKELELEEGEDLLGLYHGLPLNDESFFRAGGQAPPQISLYRGPILRQCDTEMEMVQEIGDTLVHELGHHVGLDDDEMPY, via the coding sequence ATGACGGGCGCTCATTACCGAATGTCGGCGGAGTCGTTCGCCAGGGTCGTTCAGCAGGCCATCGCGGACTTGCCCGTCGAGTATGCGCGCTTGCTCGATACCGTGGCGGTCGTCGTGGAGGACGAACCCTCTTTGAGTGTGCTGAAAGAGCTTGAGCTTGAAGAGGGAGAAGACCTGCTTGGGCTGTACCATGGCCTCCCCCTCAATGATGAGTCGTTCTTTCGTGCCGGAGGTCAGGCCCCGCCGCAGATCTCGCTCTATCGCGGACCGATTCTTCGGCAATGCGACACGGAGATGGAGATGGTTCAGGAAATAGGCGACACGCTCGTGCATGAGTTAGGGCACCACGTCGGCTTAGATGACGACGAGATGCCCTATTGA
- a CDS encoding tetratricopeptide repeat protein: MRRYLTLVLLCGLLASCASPVKYRTTILTSPIDTSAQAAAAMTEGERLFRSGDWAGAAQAYQAAAVQQPALAEAHYNWAVSLDRMGDKTEAKKHYLEAANLAPGNKVIWDSPPLRETGLNHNLRQKSFLDPAPGQRF; this comes from the coding sequence ATGCGACGCTACCTCACGCTGGTATTGCTCTGTGGGTTGCTTGCAAGTTGCGCGAGTCCGGTAAAATATCGGACCACCATTCTGACGAGTCCTATCGATACCTCGGCACAGGCCGCTGCGGCCATGACCGAAGGGGAGCGATTGTTCCGGTCGGGCGATTGGGCCGGGGCGGCTCAGGCGTATCAGGCCGCAGCCGTCCAGCAACCGGCATTGGCGGAAGCGCACTATAACTGGGCGGTCTCGCTGGATCGCATGGGGGACAAGACGGAAGCGAAGAAGCACTATCTGGAGGCCGCGAATCTGGCTCCCGGCAACAAAGTGATCTGGGATTCACCGCCGCTCAGGGAGACTGGACTGAATCACAACTTACGGCAAAAATCCTTTCTCGATCCCGCTCCTGGCCAACGATTCTAA